Genomic DNA from Desulfuromonas versatilis:
CTTGGGACCAGCGATCCTGCCCGCATCGGAGGCCCGCAGCCATTCCAGGGGGATGATCCCCCGGGTGAACAGGTCGAGCCTGCCCGGATCCGGATCGATCATGGCAGCTGGGCGGCCCTGGCGGTCGCCGAAAAGCCCCTCCCATTGGGGGCCGTCCAGTTCCAGGCGCACCACCCCGGCAGGGCTGACGGCGAGCACCGCCTGAGCGCCCTCATGCGCCTTCAGGGTATCCAGCAGGCGTCCATCCAGGGCGACGTTGGGGATGCCGAAATTGCGGGCGAGCATCTGCAGGTGCGATAGCCGGTTGCCTCCGCCTTCGCTGATGATGCCACCTACTGGGGAAAGTTCGGTCACGGTTTCCGGAATCACGTAGATGCCTCGGGGATCAACCCTGAATTCTGGGTCCTGGGGATGCAAAAACAGCAGCGGCCCCCGGGCCAGCCCCGGATTGAGACCGCTCACCCCCGCCGCGACCGGATTGCCGAACAGTTCGTGGCGGATCCCGACCATTCGGTTGGCTTCGGCCAGCAGGGTGTCGAGAACGGCGACAAAAGCCGTAAGCGGACTGCCCCTGAGGCGATCGGGGATGTACAGGCTGAAACGCGGATCCAGCCGCTCCAGGTGGGCCAGGGTTTCGGAAAAGACGAAGTGGAGCTGCCCTTCGGCCCAGCGGGAGGTCCGTCCAAGGTACTCCAGCTCAACCTTGTAGTCGGATGCATTCACCCTGGCCGTGTCGAGGCGGACGAAGGACTCCTCCAGGGCCTCGCGTTGGCGGCCGGCAAGCAGGCCCATCCCGTACAGGGCATCGGCGGTGGCCCGGAGCCCGTCGAGATGTTGCCTGCGGGAGTCCCGGGACAGGGTGTCAAGGCGGCGGTTGGCCAGCTCGAATACCAGCTGTTCCAGGTCGAGGCTCAGATGCAGCAGCCGCAGCGACAGGGACTGGTGTCCCGCATCCAGGAACCGGTGGCGCAGTTCCCCCAGGGCCCGGGCGGCCGCTGCAAAACGCTCATGGGGGGGATTTTCGGGGCTCAGTTCCACGGACCAGCGGCGCAGAATGCGGACAAGATCCGGGTTTTTAACCGAGCGGGCCAGCTCCTCGGTCTGCAGGTCGAGGCGCCGGGGGCGATAGACCTGGTCGATGAGATCCGCCAGCTTTTCGTAGCCGGGGTCCGGGGGACCGGCCGGCCGGGCGGCGGCGAAGCTGCGGACCGCTGCGGCATCGCCAGGGTCGGGGCGTACGTGGAGTTTGATGCGCAGGGGGGTGAATTCCGGGTCCTGCTCGGCGAGCCGGGTGGAGAGTTGCCGCATCTCGGTCAGGGGGGCCTCCCGGCGTCCATGGGGGATGAACCTGGTCGCTTCGCGAAGCACCAGGAAGTTGTCGCGGGCCCATTCCCTTTGCCCGAGCAGGGACAGGAGGATTCCCCGGCCTGAGGCTTCTTCGTTCTCGGCCTGCAGGGCGCCTCGGTAATAGCGGGCCCGGCGAAAGATCCAGCCGTTATCGGCATCGATCAGGAACTGCTCGAGCAGGATCTGCTTCAGGTGGTTTTCCCAACCCGGATGGCGGGTA
This window encodes:
- a CDS encoding PEP/pyruvate-binding domain-containing protein, with the protein product MAIYRFFSPLFPALLGSLLVPAVTLCQTGPDLPFVREEISVHATGPLPDTFILRQWVSDMKGLPRGPFKRIRWFCSDGTVHPPRPYPCGDRGGGVQHGEWSDQTKRLRAHGWLIGNVLADIDAKSFTRHPGWENHLKQILLEQFLIDADNGWIFRRARYYRGALQAENEEASGRGILLSLLGQREWARDNFLVLREATRFIPHGRREAPLTEMRQLSTRLAEQDPEFTPLRIKLHVRPDPGDAAAVRSFAAARPAGPPDPGYEKLADLIDQVYRPRRLDLQTEELARSVKNPDLVRILRRWSVELSPENPPHERFAAAARALGELRHRFLDAGHQSLSLRLLHLSLDLEQLVFELANRRLDTLSRDSRRQHLDGLRATADALYGMGLLAGRQREALEESFVRLDTARVNASDYKVELEYLGRTSRWAEGQLHFVFSETLAHLERLDPRFSLYIPDRLRGSPLTAFVAVLDTLLAEANRMVGIRHELFGNPVAAGVSGLNPGLARGPLLFLHPQDPEFRVDPRGIYVIPETVTELSPVGGIISEGGGNRLSHLQMLARNFGIPNVALDGRLLDTLKAHEGAQAVLAVSPAGVVRLELDGPQWEGLFGDRQGRPAAMIDPDPGRLDLFTRGIIPLEWLRASDAGRIAGPKAANLGELKTLFPDLVPDGLVIPFGSFRELLEQPFPDAQMTAFSWLSQQHRLLRQLPQGPEREAMREAFLSRLRAWIGSADPGPEFRSGLREALARHFGAEGSYGVFVRSDTNVEDLPGFSGAGLNLTVPNVVGDENILQAIRQVWASPFTERAYRWRQDVMENPEHVYVSVLLMKSVAAEKSGVLVTLDVASGRRDRFSVAVNEGVGGAVAGQRAEELLIDPQTGSARLLAQAAQPTRNALLPQGGVARIPASGSESLLDAQEIGILAHMGKELPARFPGLVDAAGKPAPADIEFGFAGGRFVLFQIRPFLENPRARGNILLAGFDAGLQRAGGVQVEMNGIAEKGSP